One genomic region from Candidatus Endomicrobiellum trichonymphae encodes:
- the smc gene encoding chromosome segregation protein SMC produces MHLKKVEVCGFKSFADRTVLDFEPGISGIVGPNGCGKSNISDSIRWCLGEQKAKSMRSSNMQEVIFGGTQTRTTTGMAEVSLTFDNSQNGLPVDYSEVIITRRLFRSGESEYFINKTQCRLKDIRGMFLDTGIGYDGYSIIEQGKVDFLTTAKPEDRRELFEEAAGIAKYKVKREETLRRLEKIDTDMSRLSDALVIHKQQIADLNSAAKKAKQYKEYKENLAKYEIVSLVRHITCGIGEIERIKKNLDPKVKEFESDNVFIAQLDVEIQDMRFSLDGRNEQYVNINRDLSEIKTQIGVADQIIQHAMSREIEIKAEQERLGHELVTIRDKVVQMEEQLKTLNTDDGSLSVEVVCLENVFKEKELQYNSIKVGLLELESKENEIRSRISELKSEKEQQLKLKTELAEIKTRLDADIISLERMITMLENDVESANREIAEIDAELTTADKSRWLFESENEKINKTVSENEEKIKTLENSLLQYKETLVSSEARIATLKEFDQQDPVRSSIRAVLSLGNVARGPVSSLIDVNDDKIGLIASALGEKLNYLVCETSERVERAIKFLEDNGLCRLSFIVAEKISDSYRKSDIGLPLGYVELIKYFRYNPEDEKIIRFLCSYTLVCGNKIYGNVIVQGGGKISFEKPMLIEEQIKKLQKKSDEIRRSISSVQSEIEQIREYQINSRLEKERLGFDTIKIKTQIEEKHSRIEEKKNGLKRIAGEINRHKEEINSKKTELASFSRKIFGFETKLANYENEEDKLYEELKTVDNGIFSVRKEEELIAPFMMSARSSWDKKAAELENMRRGQQYILDNISNIKQQIVYAENRIRENSEKLLELLATQETEAVKMHQLYEQQTQKEAEMRISLTDKQTLQDALDAKIKEWRGLCGKVDGLNSEIKNMQSDIKNFEYQKNNLKKRLAETYGKNYEDIKNDFEGVDEANSEEIAEIKRKMESLGAVNLAAQEEYDALEKRYSFLLMQQQDLLEAKDDLYEVIKKINRVTVENFKMTFDIVKGNFKEIYRKLFGGGEADLMLTDENDLLESGVDIYAQPPGKKLQNISLCSGGEKALTGVALLFAFFVVKPSPFCILDEVDAPLDDANVGRYNAMVKEFSAQTQFLIVTHNRRTMEMADVLYGVTMEEQGISKIISVKMNKQNDAVTQ; encoded by the coding sequence ATGCACTTAAAGAAAGTGGAAGTATGCGGTTTTAAATCATTTGCCGACAGAACAGTATTGGATTTTGAACCCGGCATTTCTGGCATTGTGGGTCCTAATGGCTGCGGCAAATCTAATATATCGGATTCCATACGCTGGTGTCTCGGAGAGCAGAAAGCAAAATCGATGAGAAGCTCCAATATGCAGGAAGTAATATTTGGCGGCACGCAGACAAGAACTACTACCGGAATGGCTGAAGTTTCTCTTACTTTTGACAATTCGCAGAATGGTTTACCTGTAGATTATTCCGAAGTTATCATAACAAGAAGATTATTCAGAAGCGGGGAAAGCGAATATTTTATAAACAAAACACAGTGCAGACTTAAAGATATAAGAGGTATGTTTTTGGATACCGGTATAGGCTATGACGGTTATTCAATTATCGAGCAGGGAAAAGTTGACTTTTTGACTACTGCGAAACCTGAAGACAGAAGAGAGCTGTTTGAAGAAGCTGCCGGAATAGCAAAGTATAAAGTGAAAAGAGAAGAAACTTTAAGAAGACTTGAAAAAATCGACACTGATATGTCCCGTCTGTCAGATGCTCTTGTTATTCATAAACAGCAAATAGCGGATTTAAACTCTGCAGCAAAAAAGGCAAAACAGTATAAAGAGTACAAAGAAAATCTTGCAAAATATGAAATTGTCTCTTTGGTGCGACACATAACCTGCGGCATCGGTGAAATAGAAAGAATAAAAAAAAATTTGGACCCTAAAGTAAAGGAATTTGAATCAGACAATGTCTTTATAGCGCAGCTTGATGTGGAAATTCAGGATATGCGTTTTTCCTTAGACGGCAGAAACGAACAGTATGTGAATATAAATAGAGATTTAAGCGAAATAAAAACGCAGATAGGTGTTGCCGACCAGATAATACAGCATGCTATGAGTCGCGAAATCGAGATAAAAGCTGAGCAGGAAAGACTTGGGCATGAGCTTGTGACAATCCGCGATAAAGTTGTTCAAATGGAAGAACAGCTTAAAACTTTAAATACCGACGATGGCTCTTTGTCTGTTGAAGTCGTTTGTCTTGAAAACGTTTTCAAAGAAAAAGAACTGCAGTACAATTCGATAAAAGTTGGACTTTTGGAACTTGAATCAAAAGAAAACGAAATTCGTTCAAGGATTTCAGAACTTAAGTCTGAAAAAGAGCAGCAGCTTAAATTAAAAACAGAGCTTGCGGAAATAAAAACACGTCTTGATGCGGATATCATTTCTTTGGAGAGAATGATAACAATGCTTGAAAATGATGTTGAATCCGCAAATCGGGAAATTGCAGAAATTGATGCCGAACTTACTACCGCAGATAAGTCGCGGTGGTTATTTGAATCCGAAAACGAAAAAATAAATAAAACTGTTTCAGAAAATGAAGAGAAAATAAAAACTCTGGAAAACAGTTTGTTGCAGTACAAAGAAACTCTTGTTTCAAGTGAAGCCCGCATAGCTACTTTAAAGGAGTTTGATCAACAGGATCCCGTAAGATCGTCTATAAGAGCGGTACTGAGTTTGGGAAATGTTGCAAGAGGTCCCGTAAGCAGTTTAATTGATGTTAATGATGATAAAATCGGACTTATAGCGTCGGCTTTAGGCGAAAAATTAAATTACCTTGTCTGTGAGACTTCAGAAAGAGTCGAACGAGCTATTAAGTTTTTGGAAGACAACGGTTTGTGCAGGCTTTCTTTTATAGTTGCTGAAAAGATTTCTGATTCTTATAGGAAATCCGATATAGGACTTCCTCTGGGATATGTCGAACTTATAAAATATTTTAGATATAATCCGGAAGATGAAAAAATAATCCGCTTTTTATGTTCCTATACTCTTGTCTGCGGGAATAAAATTTATGGAAATGTCATAGTTCAAGGCGGCGGAAAAATATCTTTTGAGAAACCGATGTTGATTGAAGAGCAGATAAAAAAACTTCAGAAAAAGTCTGATGAAATCAGGCGGAGTATTTCTTCCGTGCAGTCTGAAATAGAGCAAATAAGAGAATATCAGATAAATTCCCGTCTTGAAAAAGAGAGATTAGGTTTTGATACGATAAAAATAAAAACTCAGATCGAGGAAAAACATTCCCGGATTGAAGAGAAAAAAAACGGATTAAAAAGAATTGCCGGGGAAATAAACAGACACAAAGAAGAAATAAATTCTAAAAAAACAGAACTTGCATCTTTTAGCAGAAAAATATTTGGTTTTGAAACAAAACTCGCAAATTATGAAAATGAAGAGGATAAGCTTTACGAGGAATTAAAAACTGTTGACAACGGTATATTTTCGGTGAGAAAAGAAGAAGAACTTATTGCTCCATTTATGATGAGTGCCAGAAGCAGTTGGGATAAAAAAGCTGCTGAGTTGGAAAACATGAGGAGAGGACAGCAGTATATTCTTGACAATATTTCCAACATTAAGCAGCAGATAGTGTATGCTGAAAACAGGATTAGGGAAAACAGTGAGAAACTTTTAGAATTGCTTGCTACGCAGGAAACAGAGGCAGTAAAAATGCATCAGTTATACGAGCAGCAGACCCAGAAAGAAGCCGAAATGAGGATTTCTTTGACGGATAAGCAGACACTGCAAGATGCTCTGGACGCAAAAATAAAAGAATGGCGCGGTTTATGTGGTAAAGTTGACGGTTTAAACAGCGAAATAAAAAATATGCAGTCCGATATAAAGAATTTTGAATATCAGAAAAATAATTTGAAAAAAAGACTTGCCGAAACGTACGGTAAAAACTATGAAGATATTAAAAATGATTTTGAAGGTGTTGATGAAGCAAACAGCGAAGAAATTGCGGAAATAAAGAGAAAAATGGAATCTTTGGGTGCCGTAAATCTTGCTGCGCAGGAAGAGTACGATGCTTTAGAAAAAAGATATAGTTTCCTTTTAATGCAGCAACAGGATTTGCTGGAAGCTAAAGACGATTTGTATGAAGTTATAAAAAAAATAAATAGGGTTACCGTAGAGAACTTTAAGATGACTTTTGACATTGTAAAGGGAAACTTTAAAGAGATTTATAGAAAACTTTTTGGTGGCGGAGAAGCAGATTTAATGCTTACTGATGAAAATGATCTGCTTGAAAGCGGTGTTGACATTTATGCTCAGCCTCCAGGAAAGAAATTGCAGAATATCTCGCTTTGCTCCGGCGGCGAGAAAGCTTTAACTGGCGTAGCTCTGCTTTTTGCTTTTTTTGTGGTTAAGCCTTCGCCTTTTTGTATTTTAGACGAAGTTGACGCTCCGTTAGACGATGCAAACGTAGGCAGATATAACGCTATGGTTAAAGAGTTTTCCGCACAAACGCAGTTTTTGATTGTAACTCATAATAGACGTACGATGGAGATGGCGGATGTTCTTTACGGTGTTACGATGGAAGAACAGGGTATTTCAAAAATAATATCTGTAAAAATGAATAAACAAAACGATGCAGTTACGCAGTGA
- a CDS encoding NAD-dependent epimerase/dehydratase family protein, with amino-acid sequence MRVLVTGANGFVGSHIVETLLEVKHSVMCAVRKASNLRWLENLSVEYKYGDLDDKKFSETIVKDVDGVIHCAGIVRAMSMDEYFKANAENTKNLCEAVLKVSLGLKKFIFISSQAAMGPSVAGGVKKVTDKNNPVSDYGLSKLVAESEVKKNLCGKVPYTILRPAVIYGPRDKDIFIFFNLVHKHLRLTTMTKRFLQLIYVKDVANAVTSCLENKKTDNNTYYLANSTVYTWSEIGKIISSSADIKTIPLPVADFVFKFAAIAAGSLSYITKKPTVLNRQKIVEMLQQYWTADTEPAENDLNIEFTSLEVASEITYNWYLSNKFF; translated from the coding sequence TTGAGAGTTTTAGTTACGGGTGCAAACGGCTTTGTCGGGAGCCATATTGTTGAAACATTGCTTGAGGTAAAACACAGCGTTATGTGCGCTGTAAGAAAAGCGTCAAATTTAAGATGGTTGGAAAATTTATCTGTAGAGTACAAATACGGTGATTTAGACGATAAAAAATTTTCTGAGACAATCGTTAAAGACGTTGACGGTGTTATCCACTGTGCGGGTATTGTACGCGCCATGAGCATGGATGAGTACTTCAAAGCAAACGCTGAAAATACTAAAAATCTATGCGAGGCGGTTCTAAAAGTAAGTCTGGGACTAAAAAAGTTTATATTTATTTCTTCGCAGGCGGCTATGGGACCGTCGGTTGCCGGTGGTGTTAAAAAAGTTACGGATAAAAATAATCCCGTTTCGGATTACGGGTTAAGCAAGCTGGTGGCGGAGTCAGAGGTTAAAAAAAATCTTTGCGGAAAAGTTCCATATACAATTTTAAGACCTGCCGTCATTTACGGTCCGAGAGATAAAGATATTTTTATATTTTTTAATTTGGTACATAAACATTTGAGACTTACAACAATGACAAAAAGATTTTTACAGCTTATCTACGTAAAAGATGTTGCAAATGCCGTAACATCATGTCTGGAAAATAAAAAAACCGATAATAATACTTATTATCTTGCAAATTCTACTGTATATACTTGGTCTGAAATAGGCAAAATTATATCCTCTTCTGCCGATATAAAGACAATTCCTCTGCCTGTTGCAGATTTTGTCTTTAAATTTGCGGCAATAGCGGCGGGATCTTTATCCTATATAACAAAGAAGCCTACGGTATTAAACAGACAGAAAATTGTTGAAATGCTTCAGCAATATTGGACCGCCGACACCGAACCTGCCGAAAATGATTTAAATATTGAGTTTACCTCGCTTGAAGTTGCTTCTGAAATAACGTATAATTGGTATTTGAGCAATAAATTTTTCTAA
- a CDS encoding [Fe-Fe] hydrogenase large subunit C-terminal domain-containing protein, which yields MKSAGSIMVTSCCASYNQFIRKHLPEIRTFVLDTETTLYYIAGKVKAEHKDALTVFIGHCIAKKRSAGKQQC from the coding sequence ATGAAATCTGCCGGATCTATTATGGTAACTTCCTGCTGCGCGAGTTATAATCAGTTTATAAGAAAACATCTGCCCGAAATAAGAACGTTTGTGTTGGATACTGAGACGACTCTTTACTATATTGCCGGGAAGGTGAAAGCTGAACATAAGGATGCTCTAACTGTGTTCATAGGTCACTGTATTGCAAAAAAACGAAGTGCGGGAAAACAGCAATGTTGA
- the adhE gene encoding bifunctional acetaldehyde-CoA/alcohol dehydrogenase → MTGTKEKNVKLSERDVSAGYVIDSSEALNMLIQRVKKAQEVYSSFSQEQVDAIFKAVSIAANRSRIPLAKIAVEETGMGIVEDKVIKNHFACEYIYNKHKDAKTCGIISEDKPNGIKILAEPVGVIAGIIPTTNPTSTVIFKSLISLKTRNAVIFSPHPKAKKSTVVAARIMLDAAVKAGAPSDIIGWIDVPSLELTNLLMTHKDIAIILATGGPGMVKAAYSSGKPALGVGAGNTPAVIDETADIKMAVSSILISKTFDNGMICSSEQSIIIVKDVYDEVIKELKFRGAYILNEQEKEKIAKTIILKGKLNPAIVGQSACKIADMSGVKVPSNAKVLVGEVSEISLEEEFAQEKLSPVIAVYMAENFEDAVEKAYRLVELCGAGHTSVLYTDERKQNRINAFAGKLRTGRILINTPSSQGAIGDLYNFKLDPSLTLGCGSWGGNAVSENVGVKHLLNYKTVAERRENMLWFRIPPKIYFKRGVTNSALRELQGKKRAFIVTDRFLFNSGVIYNITKVLEEINVDYQIFFDVKPDPTVSTVNEALLLIRNYEPDVIIAFGGGSPIDAAKIIWLMYEHPETDFKNIAMRFMDIRKRICKIPELGKKAQMIAIPTTSGTGSEVTPFAVITDDETHIKYPIADYVLTPNVAIIDPDFADSMSKSLCAASGIDALTHAIEAYVSVLAANFTNSPALEAAKLIFKYLPSSYAAGKDDPVAKEKVHYASTLAGMAFANAFLGLCHSAAHKLGAAFNLSHGIANALVINQVIRYNATERPGKQTVFPQYKFPNAKAKYGQIADELNLGGGHNDDEKVDLLINAITQLKKDIQIPLSIKDTGVLEKDFYDKLDELAEQAFDDQCTGANPVYPLIADIKNIFIKAYNGEV, encoded by the coding sequence ATGACGGGAACAAAGGAAAAAAATGTTAAACTTTCGGAAAGAGATGTCAGCGCAGGATACGTGATCGACAGTTCCGAAGCTCTGAATATGCTTATTCAGCGCGTAAAAAAAGCGCAAGAAGTCTACTCTAGTTTTAGTCAGGAACAGGTTGACGCAATCTTTAAAGCAGTGTCGATTGCAGCTAATCGCTCTAGGATTCCTCTTGCCAAAATAGCCGTTGAAGAAACAGGGATGGGAATCGTCGAAGATAAAGTTATTAAGAACCATTTTGCTTGCGAATATATTTATAACAAACACAAAGATGCTAAAACTTGCGGGATTATCAGCGAAGATAAACCGAATGGAATTAAAATTTTAGCCGAGCCTGTCGGCGTTATCGCTGGTATTATTCCGACTACAAATCCTACCTCCACAGTAATTTTTAAATCTCTGATTTCTTTAAAGACAAGAAACGCTGTAATTTTTTCGCCTCATCCCAAAGCTAAAAAATCTACTGTAGTAGCTGCCAGAATCATGCTTGATGCGGCAGTTAAAGCTGGTGCGCCATCGGATATAATCGGGTGGATTGATGTTCCGTCTCTGGAATTGACAAATTTGCTTATGACGCACAAAGATATAGCTATTATTCTTGCCACAGGCGGACCGGGAATGGTTAAAGCCGCTTATTCCTCGGGAAAGCCGGCTCTTGGCGTAGGTGCGGGCAATACTCCTGCGGTTATAGATGAGACAGCTGATATTAAAATGGCGGTTTCTTCAATTCTTATATCAAAAACTTTTGATAACGGCATGATTTGCTCATCTGAGCAGTCAATTATAATAGTAAAAGATGTTTATGATGAAGTTATTAAGGAATTAAAATTTCGTGGCGCGTATATTTTGAACGAACAGGAAAAAGAAAAAATAGCAAAAACGATAATTCTCAAGGGCAAGTTAAATCCTGCGATTGTCGGTCAGTCTGCCTGTAAAATTGCTGATATGTCGGGAGTTAAAGTTCCTTCGAATGCGAAAGTTCTTGTGGGTGAAGTCTCTGAAATCAGTTTGGAAGAAGAATTTGCACAAGAAAAATTATCGCCGGTAATTGCGGTTTACATGGCTGAAAACTTTGAAGATGCAGTTGAGAAGGCTTATCGTCTTGTAGAGTTGTGCGGAGCGGGACATACATCCGTGCTTTATACTGATGAAAGAAAACAAAATAGAATTAATGCGTTTGCTGGCAAGCTGCGTACCGGTCGTATTTTGATTAACACGCCGTCCTCGCAGGGTGCAATTGGCGATTTATACAACTTTAAACTGGATCCGTCGTTGACGCTCGGCTGTGGTTCGTGGGGAGGCAATGCCGTGAGCGAAAACGTAGGCGTAAAACATTTATTAAACTATAAAACAGTCGCTGAGAGACGTGAAAATATGTTGTGGTTTAGAATACCTCCGAAGATTTATTTTAAAAGAGGTGTTACGAATTCTGCATTGCGTGAATTGCAGGGTAAAAAACGAGCGTTTATAGTTACAGACAGATTTCTCTTTAATTCCGGCGTGATTTATAATATTACAAAAGTATTGGAAGAAATTAATGTTGATTATCAGATATTCTTTGACGTCAAGCCGGATCCTACTGTTTCTACAGTAAATGAAGCGCTGTTGCTGATTAGGAATTATGAACCTGATGTAATTATTGCTTTTGGTGGGGGTTCTCCTATTGATGCGGCGAAAATTATATGGTTGATGTATGAGCATCCCGAAACTGATTTTAAAAATATTGCGATGCGGTTTATGGATATCAGAAAAAGAATATGTAAAATTCCTGAATTGGGTAAGAAAGCGCAGATGATTGCAATTCCCACAACTTCTGGCACCGGGTCGGAAGTAACGCCGTTTGCCGTAATTACCGATGATGAAACTCATATCAAATATCCTATTGCAGATTATGTGCTGACTCCTAATGTGGCGATTATTGACCCTGACTTTGCCGATTCTATGTCGAAAAGTTTGTGTGCGGCATCTGGTATTGATGCTTTAACTCATGCCATTGAAGCTTATGTGTCTGTGCTTGCTGCAAACTTTACAAATTCACCTGCGTTAGAAGCGGCAAAATTGATATTCAAGTATCTTCCGAGTTCTTATGCGGCGGGGAAGGATGACCCGGTTGCAAAAGAAAAAGTTCATTATGCGTCGACTCTTGCAGGTATGGCTTTTGCAAATGCATTTCTAGGTTTATGCCACTCGGCGGCTCACAAGCTTGGAGCGGCATTCAATCTGTCTCACGGAATTGCGAATGCTTTAGTTATCAATCAGGTAATCCGCTATAATGCGACAGAACGCCCCGGAAAGCAGACCGTATTCCCGCAGTATAAATTTCCTAATGCTAAGGCAAAATACGGACAAATTGCGGATGAGTTAAATCTTGGCGGCGGGCATAATGATGACGAAAAAGTTGATTTGTTAATTAACGCAATAACGCAGCTTAAAAAGGATATTCAAATTCCGCTTTCAATAAAAGATACAGGTGTATTGGAAAAAGATTTTTATGATAAGTTGGATGAACTTGCGGAGCAGGCGTTTGACGATCAGTGTACCGGTGCAAATCCTGTTTATCCATTGATTGCTGATATTAAAAATATTTTTATTAAGGCTTACAATGGAGAAGTTTAA
- a CDS encoding electron transfer flavoprotein subunit alpha — protein sequence MSNFIWRVTLMVNSIKVFTDKCVGCKMCENVCPFNAISIVERLEYPKKFKLAVIDLNKCTYCGSCVQTCKFNAIELKKDVPLSVVDKNLYKGVWVYAEQRHGEVSGIVYELLNEGKRLAEKLGTALSAVLIGSNIKSKARELIDRGVDKVYVCEDPIFIEFQDDPYSDALTQLIEKEKPEIILMGATNIGRSFAPRVAARIRTGLTADCVFLEVDPETRNLRQTRPAFGGNIMATILTPVHRPQMSTVRHKVFKEAKIEEGRKGEIIEYKTDVQTLLNRTKFLGFIKDTSVAVNFAAADIIVSGGRGLGNREGFKLIKELAELLGAAIGASRAAVDLDWIPSSHQIGQTGKTVAPKVYIACGISGQIQHRVGMGSSDIIIAINKDAACPMMKVATYALEGDLHEIIPCIIKEIKSSRCS from the coding sequence ATGTCAAACTTTATTTGGAGAGTTACTTTAATGGTAAACAGCATAAAAGTATTTACTGATAAATGTGTCGGATGTAAAATGTGCGAAAATGTGTGCCCTTTTAATGCAATTTCAATAGTTGAAAGATTAGAATATCCTAAAAAATTTAAACTTGCGGTTATTGATTTAAACAAGTGTACGTACTGCGGTTCTTGTGTCCAGACTTGTAAATTTAATGCTATAGAACTTAAAAAGGATGTGCCGCTGTCTGTAGTTGATAAAAATTTGTATAAAGGCGTATGGGTTTATGCCGAACAAAGACATGGCGAAGTATCGGGCATTGTGTATGAGCTTTTAAATGAAGGAAAAAGACTTGCAGAAAAACTTGGGACGGCTTTGAGTGCAGTTTTAATAGGCAGTAATATTAAATCAAAAGCCCGTGAGTTGATTGACAGAGGTGTGGATAAAGTTTATGTTTGCGAAGATCCTATTTTTATTGAGTTTCAAGATGATCCTTACAGTGATGCTTTAACGCAGCTTATAGAAAAGGAAAAGCCTGAAATCATTCTGATGGGTGCTACGAATATAGGGCGTTCATTTGCTCCGAGAGTTGCGGCTAGAATTCGTACGGGACTTACGGCGGATTGTGTTTTCCTGGAAGTGGATCCTGAAACAAGAAATCTCCGACAGACAAGACCTGCTTTCGGCGGAAATATTATGGCGACCATTTTAACTCCGGTACATCGTCCGCAGATGTCCACTGTAAGACATAAAGTTTTTAAGGAAGCAAAGATAGAAGAGGGAAGAAAAGGCGAAATCATTGAATATAAAACCGACGTGCAGACTTTGCTCAATAGAACGAAGTTTCTGGGTTTTATAAAAGATACGAGCGTTGCTGTCAATTTTGCCGCTGCAGATATTATTGTATCCGGTGGAAGAGGACTTGGCAATCGAGAAGGTTTTAAACTCATTAAAGAACTTGCAGAACTCCTCGGTGCAGCAATAGGTGCTTCAAGAGCTGCGGTCGATTTGGATTGGATACCTTCTTCGCATCAGATAGGACAAACCGGAAAGACAGTTGCTCCGAAAGTTTATATTGCCTGCGGAATTTCAGGACAGATCCAACACAGAGTGGGTATGGGTTCGTCTGATATTATTATTGCAATAAATAAAGATGCGGCGTGTCCTATGATGAAGGTTGCGACTTATGCTTTAGAAGGTGATTTGCACGAAATTATTCCGTGTATAATAAAAGAGATAAAATCTTCCAGATGCAGTTAA
- a CDS encoding electron transfer flavoprotein subunit beta/FixA family protein has product MNIIICIKQVPNTTDVQIDPETGRLKREGVESIINPFDEYAIEEGVRIKEKTGGKVIVITMGPLQSEFALREAVSKGADEAVLISDRAFGGADTLATSYALSSAIEFIGGYDIILCGEQSSDGDTGQVGPEIAEMLNIPHIAYVKKIELIDDKSIKVERMMEDGCDLIESPLPALLTVVKGINTPRIASLKGKIVAKKVVIKILNAADVGTDTKKTGLNGSPTQVVKIFTPTQRNSDAEKFSGEAKEVAVALVKRLSEIRII; this is encoded by the coding sequence ATGAATATAATTATTTGCATTAAACAGGTGCCTAATACGACAGACGTGCAGATCGATCCCGAAACGGGACGCCTCAAAAGAGAAGGTGTAGAATCAATAATTAATCCTTTTGACGAGTATGCTATAGAAGAAGGCGTGAGGATTAAAGAGAAAACCGGCGGGAAAGTTATAGTTATTACAATGGGACCTCTGCAGTCCGAATTTGCTTTAAGAGAAGCTGTTTCAAAAGGTGCAGATGAAGCTGTTTTGATAAGTGATAGGGCTTTTGGCGGAGCGGATACTTTGGCGACATCTTACGCTCTGTCTTCGGCGATAGAATTTATCGGCGGTTATGATATTATTCTCTGTGGAGAACAGTCCTCTGACGGCGATACCGGGCAGGTCGGACCTGAAATTGCGGAAATGCTCAATATACCACACATAGCGTACGTTAAAAAAATAGAATTAATTGATGACAAATCAATAAAAGTTGAAAGAATGATGGAAGATGGATGCGACCTGATAGAAAGTCCGCTTCCGGCTCTTTTAACAGTTGTCAAAGGAATAAATACTCCCAGAATAGCGTCTCTTAAAGGTAAAATAGTTGCAAAAAAAGTGGTTATTAAAATTCTTAACGCTGCAGATGTGGGTACTGATACTAAAAAAACGGGTCTTAACGGATCTCCCACACAGGTTGTGAAAATATTTACGCCGACTCAGAGAAACAGCGATGCTGAGAAATTCAGCGGCGAAGCTAAAGAAGTTGCCGTTGCTTTGGTTAAAAGATTATCCGAAATCAGAATCATATAA
- a CDS encoding acyl-CoA dehydrogenase family protein, with protein MDYMLSEEERLMIETARAIAVEKMKPIREHYDEKEEFPWEIVKEFAQSDLCGAYIPEEYGGFGKGIMGLVLVVEELCKVDGAIALSLAATALGTLPILISGSEEQKKKYLPDIASGKKLAAFGLTEAGAGSDATGMATVAVKDGDYYVLNGTKCFITNGGDAEIYTIFAKTNPDRGARGISCFIVEKGTPGFEFGKKEKKMGIRASSTRELIFDDCRVHKDQLIGKEGHGLLTAQATLDNSRPGVAAQALGIAEGALDEAVEYARKRVQFGQPIASFQAIQHLLAEMATEVEAARALLYASARMIDSGTGKRTSKESAMAKLFCSEVAMRVTTNAVQIFGGYGYTREYPVEKMMRDAKITTLYEGTSQIQKNEIALNLIKESAAKSK; from the coding sequence ATGGATTATATGTTGTCTGAAGAAGAGCGGCTGATGATTGAGACCGCAAGAGCGATTGCAGTTGAAAAAATGAAACCAATAAGAGAACATTATGATGAGAAAGAAGAATTTCCATGGGAAATCGTAAAAGAGTTCGCACAATCCGATTTATGCGGAGCATACATTCCGGAAGAATACGGTGGCTTTGGCAAAGGCATTATGGGACTTGTGCTTGTTGTAGAAGAACTGTGTAAAGTTGACGGAGCAATCGCATTGTCACTTGCCGCGACGGCACTGGGAACTCTTCCTATTCTTATATCCGGCAGTGAAGAACAAAAGAAAAAATATTTGCCTGACATTGCATCGGGCAAAAAACTTGCGGCTTTCGGTTTAACGGAAGCGGGAGCAGGTTCAGATGCAACCGGAATGGCTACAGTTGCTGTTAAAGACGGTGATTATTACGTATTAAACGGAACAAAATGTTTTATAACTAATGGTGGAGATGCTGAAATATATACCATTTTTGCAAAGACAAATCCGGATAGAGGTGCGAGGGGAATTTCGTGTTTTATCGTGGAAAAAGGCACACCGGGGTTTGAGTTTGGCAAAAAAGAAAAAAAGATGGGTATTAGAGCGTCTTCAACAAGAGAACTTATATTTGATGACTGCAGAGTGCATAAAGATCAATTGATTGGAAAAGAAGGACACGGTTTGCTTACGGCGCAGGCAACGTTGGATAATTCCCGTCCGGGCGTTGCGGCGCAGGCGCTTGGTATTGCGGAGGGAGCTTTAGATGAAGCCGTCGAATACGCAAGAAAGAGAGTTCAGTTCGGACAGCCCATAGCTTCTTTTCAGGCAATACAACACTTGCTTGCAGAAATGGCGACTGAAGTTGAAGCTGCAAGAGCGTTGCTTTATGCTTCTGCGAGAATGATTGATTCTGGAACCGGAAAACGCACAAGCAAAGAATCGGCGATGGCTAAACTTTTCTGCTCGGAAGTGGCGATGAGAGTTACCACAAATGCGGTGCAGATATTCGGTGGATACGGATATACAAGAGAATATCCCGTAGAGAAAATGATGAGAGATGCAAAGATCACGACGCTTTATGAAGGAACAAGCCAGATTCAGAAAAATGAAATTGCGCTTAACCTTATTAAGGAATCGGCGGCAAAATCCAAGTAG